From the genome of Candidatus Thermoplasmatota archaeon, one region includes:
- a CDS encoding DevR family CRISPR-associated autoregulator, producing the protein MTNKVIYELAILGRATWNLHSLNNEGTVGNVTEPRVVVLADGTKTDGISGEMLKHMHTEKMWALESSKENFCEACRQCKPERADGNQNVRDQKSPDGAIKEALNCELCDIHGFLVQKPTVARPSLIEFGWALGIHPIHKDIHTHARHSVHEQFLQIDEEKEENKWDNEKCSIKECITQQDESKLYKIDKKWYCEEHLPVKTAQMVYHRPTRSGIYAIISVFQPWKIGLNNVNLQYDIDEEVRRSRYELALKAYQAMFLRIEGAMTTTRLPHTEDFKGVIVVSKINYPAPVISPLKDDYITQLEEICTDIGNNTFEAKKFDNLQQFTAKIRDLMKYTPYKLQLRDAIK; encoded by the coding sequence ATGACAAATAAAGTAATATATGAATTAGCAATTTTAGGAAGAGCTACGTGGAACCTTCACTCTCTAAATAATGAGGGAACGGTAGGTAACGTAACAGAACCCCGAGTCGTAGTGTTAGCAGACGGTACAAAAACAGATGGAATATCTGGAGAAATGCTCAAGCACATGCACACTGAAAAGATGTGGGCGCTCGAAAGCTCTAAAGAGAATTTTTGTGAGGCATGTCGACAGTGTAAACCTGAAAGAGCCGATGGAAATCAAAACGTAAGAGATCAAAAAAGTCCCGATGGCGCAATAAAAGAAGCCCTTAACTGCGAACTCTGTGATATTCATGGTTTTCTGGTTCAAAAACCGACTGTCGCAAGACCATCTCTTATAGAATTCGGTTGGGCTCTCGGCATCCATCCAATTCACAAAGACATACATACTCATGCAAGGCATTCAGTCCACGAACAATTTTTACAAATAGATGAGGAGAAAGAAGAAAACAAATGGGACAACGAGAAATGTTCTATAAAAGAATGCATAACCCAACAAGATGAAAGCAAGTTATACAAAATCGATAAGAAGTGGTATTGTGAAGAGCATCTACCTGTTAAAACAGCTCAAATGGTTTACCACAGACCAACGAGATCAGGGATTTACGCCATAATTTCTGTCTTTCAACCTTGGAAAATCGGATTAAATAATGTAAATTTGCAGTATGATATAGATGAAGAGGTAAGGAGATCAAGATACGAACTTGCACTTAAAGCTTATCAGGCGATGTTTCTAAGAATTGAAGGTGCGATGACCACAACACGACTACCCCACACTGAAGATTTCAAAGGAGTCATTGTAGTTTCCAAAATAAATTATCCTGCACCAGTAATCAGTCCTCTGAAAGATGATTATATAACTCAATTAGAGGAAATCTGCACCGATATTGGAAATAATACATTTGAGGCTAAAAAATTTGACAATTTACAACAATTTACTGCCAAAATAAGGGACCTAATGAAGTATACGCCTTACAAACTCCAATTGAGAGACGCTATTAAGTGA
- the cas4 gene encoding CRISPR-associated protein Cas4, which yields MISHTDVKVTGTQINYYFICTTKLWLFSHHIQMEKESDEVSMGKHIHETSYERTKKNIIIDDVIAVDFIKKHDGIEIHDVKKSRKMEVAHRWQLLYYLYYLKQRGVSAIGVLDYPLLKKKEILHLGDSEERELEKLIQEILALVSSQMPSPMKRPLCKKCSYYEFCFGGE from the coding sequence ATGATATCACACACCGACGTAAAAGTAACGGGAACGCAGATCAACTACTACTTTATCTGTACAACGAAATTGTGGCTGTTTTCTCATCATATTCAAATGGAAAAAGAAAGCGATGAAGTCTCCATGGGAAAACATATCCATGAAACTAGCTATGAACGAACAAAGAAAAACATCATCATCGATGATGTGATCGCGGTCGATTTCATTAAAAAACATGATGGGATTGAAATTCATGATGTGAAAAAATCACGGAAAATGGAAGTAGCGCACCGCTGGCAACTCTTGTATTACCTTTACTACCTGAAACAACGAGGGGTCTCGGCCATCGGCGTTCTTGATTACCCCTTGCTTAAGAAAAAAGAAATCCTTCATCTTGGAGATAGCGAAGAACGTGAGCTGGAAAAACTCATCCAAGAAATCCTCGCCCTCGTTTCCAGTCAGATGCCATCTCCTATGAAAAGACCTCTCTGTAAAAAATGTAGCTATTATGAATTCTGTTTCGGAGGCGAATGA
- a CDS encoding AAA family ATPase: protein MIPPITVHRKEVTKINAAKGWILLYGRRKVGKTFLVRTFTDHDLYVLVKRGGGALFDKGPFERTDIYDQVVELILKELTKEKTVIVDEFQRLPAEFIESLQMQYPKGKLILLGSSMHVAKDLTSKKSPLLGLLSEIRLSLLSPQDIFQTLSTGMPVDHALMLSPYLRDPWTLRYLDTNPEKTILNILDYSRSAIPALIGEVFLSEDRFLSNVYESILRSIASGKNTLKEVSDQLFSKKLIGANDPSLVRPYVKIMEEMDLLERIPLHDTKGYHYVVKSKIMDLYYYIDEKYDIENTPSSLIKEIIQERMPLHIQFFIGELMAELLDGTFRYFMTNTYDIDILIARRNRIIFAGEVKWAKQVKKTEISTFLKNTERLDCRKAIITQASFDTKEVEVITPDKLLKMTKESIP from the coding sequence ATGATTCCCCCCATAACGGTTCATCGGAAAGAAGTCACAAAAATAAACGCAGCAAAAGGATGGATCCTCCTCTATGGAAGACGAAAAGTTGGCAAAACGTTTCTCGTACGAACATTCACAGACCACGACCTTTATGTCTTGGTAAAAAGAGGGGGAGGTGCTCTCTTCGACAAAGGCCCGTTCGAAAGAACAGATATCTACGATCAAGTAGTAGAACTCATCCTCAAAGAATTGACGAAAGAAAAAACAGTAATCGTCGATGAATTCCAACGTCTCCCTGCAGAGTTTATTGAATCCTTGCAGATGCAATATCCAAAGGGGAAACTCATCCTCCTAGGGTCCTCCATGCATGTTGCAAAGGATCTCACATCAAAAAAATCACCTCTTTTAGGACTACTCTCAGAAATACGTCTCTCCCTGCTTTCTCCACAAGACATCTTTCAAACGTTATCAACAGGTATGCCAGTGGATCATGCACTCATGCTTTCTCCCTATCTACGCGATCCTTGGACGCTTCGGTATCTCGATACAAACCCTGAAAAAACCATTCTGAATATCCTGGACTACTCACGAAGTGCCATACCTGCGCTTATTGGCGAGGTGTTCCTATCTGAAGACCGATTTCTCTCCAATGTCTACGAAAGCATCTTACGGTCCATTGCCAGTGGAAAAAACACATTAAAAGAAGTCAGTGACCAGTTATTTTCGAAAAAACTTATCGGTGCAAATGATCCTTCGTTAGTACGACCGTATGTAAAAATCATGGAAGAAATGGATCTTCTCGAGAGAATACCACTTCATGATACGAAGGGATATCACTATGTTGTAAAATCCAAAATTATGGATCTGTACTATTACATCGATGAAAAATATGACATTGAGAACACACCATCGTCTTTAATAAAAGAAATCATCCAAGAACGAATGCCCCTGCACATCCAGTTCTTCATCGGTGAACTCATGGCGGAACTGCTTGACGGTACGTTTCGATATTTTATGACAAATACGTACGATATCGATATCCTGATCGCCAGGAGAAATCGTATCATATTTGCTGGAGAAGTGAAATGGGCAAAACAGGTAAAAAAAACAGAGATTTCTACGTTTCTGAAAAACACAGAACGCTTGGATTGCAGAAAAGCAATCATAACACAAGCATCTTTTGATACAAAAGAAGTAGAAGTCATAACACCGGACAAACTCTTAAAAATGACCAAAGAATCTATCCCGTAA
- the cas2 gene encoding CRISPR-associated endonuclease Cas2, with translation MYVIVVYDVNVDRVNKVRIFLKQYLNWVQNSVFEGELTKSELSIVEHAVQELINQSEDSVRIYVLRSDKYLEMIEVGTSKVDVSEII, from the coding sequence ATGTATGTTATTGTTGTCTATGATGTGAATGTCGATCGGGTGAACAAAGTTCGGATTTTTTTGAAACAGTATCTTAACTGGGTTCAAAATTCGGTTTTTGAGGGAGAATTGACAAAATCAGAATTATCTATCGTCGAACATGCTGTACAAGAACTCATTAATCAATCTGAGGATTCTGTTCGTATCTATGTTTTACGAAGTGATAAATACCTCGAGATGATCGAAGTTGGAACAAGCAAAGTCGATGTTTCTGAAATCATTTAG
- the cas1b gene encoding type I-B CRISPR-associated endonuclease Cas1b, translating into MKTNYYITKDGVLRRKENTVYFIDKTEQRALPIQKIYAIYAYGNLSFTSGVVSYLAKNGVPIHFFNSYGFYEGSLYPRETLVSGDATIKQAEHYLDGERRSILAKLFVEGAAKNILRNLNYYSKDTNSLTSYIEKIEHELGQLPGYTTIPQIMSVEGHIRDFYYSALDCIFPAEFQIGERVKRPPNNKTNTLLSFGNSLMYATVLSEIYNTQLNPTISFLHEPFERRFSLSLDVAEIFKPIIVDRVIFKLINKNMLDETDFSGDIGNMLLSESGRKKFLQEYHERLSRTIEHKGLGREVSYQRLIRLELYKLVKHVLGTQKYKPLVMWW; encoded by the coding sequence ATGAAAACCAATTACTATATCACCAAAGACGGGGTTCTTCGACGAAAAGAAAACACAGTATACTTTATTGATAAAACAGAACAACGAGCACTCCCCATCCAAAAAATCTATGCAATCTACGCATATGGAAACCTGTCATTCACTTCTGGTGTTGTTTCCTATCTTGCAAAGAACGGTGTTCCCATTCATTTCTTTAATAGCTATGGGTTTTATGAAGGGAGTTTGTATCCCCGTGAAACCTTGGTATCTGGTGATGCCACCATCAAACAAGCAGAACACTACCTTGATGGAGAACGACGAAGCATACTTGCCAAATTGTTTGTCGAAGGAGCAGCAAAGAATATTTTGAGAAATCTCAACTATTACTCAAAAGACACGAACTCACTTACCAGTTATATTGAAAAAATCGAACACGAACTTGGTCAATTACCAGGATATACGACTATTCCACAGATTATGAGTGTTGAGGGTCATATCAGGGATTTCTACTACAGTGCATTGGACTGTATCTTCCCTGCGGAATTTCAGATTGGTGAACGGGTGAAAAGACCACCAAACAATAAAACAAACACGCTTCTCTCCTTTGGCAATTCACTCATGTATGCGACTGTGTTATCCGAGATATACAACACACAACTCAATCCAACGATATCATTTCTTCACGAACCCTTTGAACGAAGATTTTCACTGTCTCTTGATGTCGCTGAAATATTTAAACCCATCATTGTTGACCGAGTGATCTTCAAACTCATTAACAAAAATATGTTAGACGAAACAGATTTTTCTGGAGACATTGGTAATATGCTTCTTTCAGAGTCAGGACGAAAAAAATTTTTGCAAGAGTACCATGAACGATTATCACGGACTATTGAGCATAAAGGTCTTGGTCGAGAGGTTTCATATCAACGTCTCATTCGCTTAGAACTCTATAAGCTTGTGAAACACGTTCTCGGCACCCAAAAGTATAAACCGCTTGTGATGTGGTGGTAG